In a single window of the Elaeis guineensis isolate ETL-2024a chromosome 6, EG11, whole genome shotgun sequence genome:
- the LOC105046739 gene encoding pentatricopeptide repeat-containing protein At2g22410, mitochondrial-like, which produces MHPATNRVQKIPVGSRTAPANCSILPKLQIAILPRFKSATHQTLHSLLQRCPSMKQLRQLHSQLITNGLLGEYLTLGRLIAFCSVSDAGDLDYGREVFERVPEPNRFMWNSLIRGYSNCDSPKEALFLHRRMLRSGLLPNHFTLPFVLKSCAKASAHVEALTVHAMIFKLGFESQIFVMNALLHAYSSCGSMSLARKVFDEIPYRNIVSWNSVIGGYSQLGDCEEAFALFREMRELGLEPDEFTLVSLLSACSQMVNLNLGRLVHHYIVVTGAHIDMILGNSLVDMYGKCGDLCVAQRCFDGMPVTNVITWTSIVCAHAKHGLIDDAGCWFSRMPERNIVSWNAMISCFFQNGLYHEGLDLYNQMQDLGVLADETTLVSVLSACSQNGNLVTGKKIHDYVCGNIANPSVTLFNSLVDMYAKCGHIDIALGLFGRMPEKNVVSWNVIIGALAMHGHAFDTVELFKCMVSKGFSPDGITFTGLLCACSHRGLLEVGQHYFEAMTDVYKVPREIEHYACMVDLLGRGGQLEKAVHLIKCMPMKPDVVIWGALLGACKIHGNVKIGKQVMKQLLELETNNGGLYVLISNMYYDVHQWEDMKNLRKLMKERGIKKDKATSLIEIDNNSYEFLVEDMRHERSRDIYFMLDQLTDHLMSVECLSMPSGAFFDVEEWEESLCVY; this is translated from the coding sequence ATGCATCCGGCTACAAACCGCGTCCAGAAAATACCCGTTGGTTCCCGTACTGCTCCCGCCAATTGTTCCATCCTTCCAAAGCTCCAAATCGCAATCCTCCCCAGATTCAAATCCGCCACCCACCAAACCCTCCACtctcttctccaacgatgcccctCCATGAAGCAACTCAGGCAGCTCCACTCCCAGCTCATCACCAATGGACTTCTCGGAGAATACCTCACCCTCGGGAGGCTCATCGCGTTCTGCTCCGTCTCCGACGCCGGAGACCTCGATTACGGCCGCGAGGTCTTCGAACGGGTCCCCGAGCCTAACAGATTCATGTGGAATAGTTTGATCCGGGGCTATTCCAACTGTGATAGCCCAAAGGAGGCCCTTTTCCTCCACCGCCGGATGTTGCGTTCTGGCCTCTTGCCGAACCACTTCACTCTTCCTTTCGTTCTCAAGTCGTGCGCCAAAGCGTCGGCTCATGTGGAAGCCCTGACGGTTCATGCTATGATCTTTAAGCTCGGATTTGAATCCCAGATCTTTGTAATGAATGCCCTCCTTCATGCCTACTCATCCTGTGGCTCGATGTCCTTAGCGCGTAAGGTGTTTGATGAGATTCCTTATAGGAATATCGTTTCTTGGAATTCGGTGATTGGCGGGTATTCTCAGTTGGGTGATTGTGAGGAAGCATTTGCTCTGTTCAGGGAAATGAGAGAATTGGGTTTGGAGCCTGATGAATTCACCCTGGTTAGCCTCCTCTCTGCTTGCTCACAAATGGTGAATCTCAATTTGGGGAGGCTTGTACATCATTACATAGTGGTTACAGGAGCTCATATCGATATGATTTTGGGAAATTCCTTGGTAGATATGTATGGAAAGTGTGGAGATTTATGTGTGGCCCAGAGATGCTTCGATGGGATGCCTGTGACGAATGTAATTACATGGACATCCATTGTCTGTGCTCATGCAAAACATGGGCTGATTGATGACGCTGGATGTTGGTTTAGTAGAATGCCTGAGAGGAATATAGTATCTTGGAATGCCATGATCTCTTGTTTTTTTCAAAATGGATTATATCATGAAGGCTTGGACCTGTACAACCAGATGCAAGATTTAGGTGTGTTGGCAGATGAGACGACGTTGGTTTCTGTTCTTTCAGCCTGTAGCCAAAATGGCAATTTGGTCACTGGGAAGAAAATCCATGATTACGTCTGTGGAAACATTGCAAATCCTAGTGTCACACTTTTTAATTCTCTTGTTGACATGTATGCAAAATGCGGTCATATAGACATTGCCTTGGGTCTCTTTGGCAGGATGCCAGAAAAGAATGTGGTGTCTTGGAATGTGATTATTGGGGCCTTGGCAATGCATGGGCATGCATTTGATACAGTTGAACTCTTCAAATGCATGGTCAGCAAGGGCTTTTCGCCTGATGGGATCACTTTTACTGGTTTGTTATGTGCATGCAGTCATAGAGGTCTACTGGAAGTTGGACAGCACTATTTTGAAGCTATGACTGATGTTTATAAGGTTCCACGTGAAATTGAACATTATGCATGCATGGTTGATCTCTTGGGGCGAGGAGGACAACTGGAGAAAGCAGTTCATTTGATAAAATGTATGCCAATGAAACCGGATGTTGTGATATGGGGTGCTTTGCTTGGAGCTTGCAAGATTCATGGCAACGTGAAGATTGGAAAACAAGTGATGAAACAACTTTTGGAGTTGGAGACAAACAATGGAGGTCTATATGTTCTCATCTCAAATATGTATTATGATGTTCACCAGTGGGAAGATATGAAAAATCTTAGGAAGCTTATGAAAGAGAGAGGGATAAAAAAGGACAAGGCAACAAGTTTGATTGAAATAGATAATAATTCCTATGAGTTTTTAGTAGAAGACATGAGACATGAAAGATCAAGAGATATATACTTTATGCTTGATCAATTAACAGATCATCTGATGTCCGTAGAATGTCTCTCCATGCCCTCTGGAGCATTTTTTGATGTGGAAGAATGGGAAGAATCTCTGTGTGTCTATTGA